The nucleotide sequence atgacctctgctcaGGACCCAAAGTATTCCTAAAACGctctcctatagaagtcaatgggtccccgcCTGTTCacaggtccatgtggctgctgtaaagaatGTCTcgaagggtatatgcacacgatagcaggcatttacgtgtgaaaagacagactgtgttttcagaagaaaacggctgcctcgtttcagtcgtaaatgctcctcctcgtattatgcgaggcgtcattgacgctcgtaaatcttgagctgctcttcattgagttcaatgaacagctcaaattacgttgcaaagaagtgtcctgcacttctttgccgaggcagtcaatttacgcgtcgtcgtttgacagctgtgaaacgacaacgcgtaaattacaggtcgtcggcacagtacgtcggcaaacccattcaaatgaatgggcagatgtttgccgacttattgtagccctattttcaggcgtaaatcgaggcataatacgcctcgtatacgcctgaaaataggtcgtgtgaacccagacttaaaggcaatgtgttgccagaaaaacatgtttgtttttttttaaattaaacatttagtgtgtgggtgattaaacattgttcaaatttttttcacgagtcaggaaatattataaattaattctaatttataatactacccatttttggtcactagatggagctattcccaaaattgcagcattgcaacattgggttaaaagccctcgctctagtgagctctcagcatccccccctcctttatcctggctagtgccgggataaacgaggggtttgaacggtgtaacctcctacactgtgtgtcgccattttttgagctaacacacagtgtagtaggtttacatacagtagtaaacacacacaaacacgaacatacattgaaatctcttacatgctcctgccgccgcggctccctccggcccgtccgctccgtttgctgccgctggtccaagtgcacaaatccggaagccgcgaccggaagtagtaatattactgtccggccgcgacttccggtccacaggaaaatggcgccggacggcgccaatttcgaataggactgtgtgggagcggcgcatgcgcagttcccacacagacgccgtacactgaagtcaatgggacgggagccgttcgtcgtccctatgggactgtggctgccgtattccatgtctgtatgtgtcgttaatcgacacacacagaaatggaacaaaaaatggcagcccccatagggaagaaaaagtgtaaaaataagaaaaagtaaaacacaaacacacaaataaatataaacgtttttaataaagcactaacatcttgaacatatgaaaaaaatttctgtgatgacactgttcctttaaggcagtTAACAGCAgcccaggcaagatggctgcccagtttagaaaaaaaaagtttctcatagttgatagattccctttaaaaaaaaaatggggggcCTGATAAGTAGAGAAAAAGGCAATTTCCTCTAATAAGATACCGTATGTTACAAAGTTTCTCATCTTCGCCtattattgatttatgcaaagttgttTTATAATCTGAAGTTTtcttttaaaggagttttctgtaCCTGGAAGTTGGCCTTTCCAAATTAAATATTTCGCTTACCAATTTTGCATGGTTTCCACTTTGCTGTTCCTGAGCTGAGTACATTGTAAAATTATCCATGGGTTGATTTTAAGTTGTTGCAACTAAAAGCTGAACATTGGTTAAAAATTTTAAAGCATCATTTATTGCCagttattatttatataatcatacttttttatttttatttaggacTTCCGATTCAGGTGCGCGATACTGGGGTTTCCTTTAAGGATGATATGCCTAGATCTGATGTAAATAAAGAATACTACACACACAACATGGAGAGAGAAGTAAGTGCCGATAAACCTGAATCGGTTTTGGACAACATGAAATAATGTGAATTTCTATAATATCTCAACCGTGTGTGTATATCTCGCACACGCACACACCAGCCAAAGCAGTAAATTTTGTATCTTGTATAATAGTTTGAGATTTttctatgtttattttatttgtctGGATCCATTCTCTCTAAAtggtccttttttctttttttgtgaatATTGTAAAGATCTCAAATTCTGATGGAACGAGGCCAGTTGGAGGTCTGGGGAAAGCAACATCCAGCAGCGATATGCTTTTAAAGTTAGCCCGTACCACTCCATACTACAAACGTAACCGTCCCCACATTTGCTCTTTTTGGGTGAAAGGAGAGTGTAAAAGAGGAGAAGAATGTCCATACAGGTAATTTTCATCTTGGTTTTTCTTTTATAGGACACAAGATGGCGGTCATTGGATAGCGTAGCCGCAGTTCAGCCTGTCATATTTCTCTAAAATGACATTAACTGGCAGCTGCATTATCACTTATTGTTTATTAGGGTTGCATGACCAATAAGCTGCCACCATAACTTTCTAGTAAGGCTGTATTTATTAATATCCGCATTAGTTCAATTTAAAAGAATTCCGCAaacttttagtatttttttttttttatattttttttccttgctTTGTGTATTGAAAGGATGTGCTTTATAGTAATATTTActatgttgtgtgtttttttttttttgttttttttttttgtttttttttccacctctTAATTTTCATAGGCATGAAAAACCAACAGATCCTGATGATCCTCTTGCAGATCAGAATATCAAAGACCGTTATTATGGCATCAATGACCCTGTAGCAGACAAGCTCTTGAAAAGAGCCTCAACAATGCCGCGTTTAGACCCTCCAGAGGACAAGACAATTACTACCCTATATGTGGGGGGGCTGGGCGACAACATCAATGAATCCGAGCTTAGGTATGCTTTTTCTTGAAATTGTTTCCAGTGTTCTTAGTCTaattgtgtttatgtatatgtttcTAAAATAGATACACAatagcattattttttatttatttctttgtaCCACAGAAATCACTTTTACCAGTTTGGTGAAATAAGAACAATTACAGTAGTTCAGCGTCAGCAGTGCGCCTTTATTCAGTTTGCCACTAGACAATCCGCAGAAACGGCAGCAGAGAAATCATTTAATAAGCTGATTGTTAATGGTCGTCGCCTCAATGTCAAGTGGGGAAGGTGagatataaaaatgtctatatgCTCTTAATATGGTGACAGGTGGCTTTAAAGAGGACCAACAGTGCCTGAGAAACTCGGTGGAATTAATTTATATCAAAGCAGATCAGAATATTTATTTCAGGGACTACATCCTCACTTAAAAGTGAAGTCTCAGTCGTCAGGTTTTGACTTCTCAGAGTTTCAAATGTGGGGCTCGGTGAAGAGGAGGGGGACTACTTCTTTACATCTGAATGGTGCAATGCGGCTTTCTGCTACGGACTGACCAGGAGTTTGAACTTCATAACAGAATATTCTTATTTGTGCAGCCATGTTATAAGATTTTCTTGTGTAGTATGTAGCCTAGCTAGAGGAGGCTACAGCTGCTTGTAAAGGACTAACACCCCAACACACGCAGCAACAGGCACATACTCGGGAACATCATCATATATTGCGATGAAGCTCCTGGATGTGTGATCTCCACTGtgtacacatgctgcacacgGTCTCCCCTCCCCTCTCACGATGGGGCTCTCCCAGCAGGATGTCTCAAAGCAGTCAAAATCTTGTGAGATTTCAACTAGCGCCTGTGtgaagtgcagtttttaaagggaCCAAAGCTTTTGTCACGAGGttgaatatatatacaccgttcagTCATAACCATAAATAAACTGACGGGTGAAGTAACCAACCTTGTTTATCTTATTACAATGGTACCTTTCAAGGACTAGGATACAATGTATTATGAAAGTCTTCAGACACTTTCAATTGTCACGTTTTATGTTGAAGCGTggtactaaaataaaaataattctagtttttccccatcattgtgcactcaataccccataatgacaaagtgaaaacagaatgttagtaatctttgctaatttattgaaaaggaaaaactaaactaaaatatttctttgacataagtattcagaccctatactcagtacttagttgaagcacgttTGGCAGCGATGACAGCTTTCAGTCTTCTTGGGAATGATGCCATAATGTttacacacctggatttggggattttctgccattcttctctgcagatcctcccaagctctgtcaggttggatggggaccgtcggacAGCTATTTTCAGGTctttccagagatgttcgattgggttcaagtcagggctctggctgagtcactcaaggacattcacagagttgtccctaagcccctCCTGTGATGTCTTGCtgcgtgcttagggtcattgtcttgttggaaggtgaaccttcagcccagtctgaggtccagagcactctggatcaggttttcattagtaatatctctgtactttgatcagggttgagggaaagatgaatggagcagtctccctgtcccagctgctggaaaacacccccacagcatgatgctgccacaaaCCTGTTTcattgtagggatggtattgggtaggtgatgagcagtgcctggtttccgccAGACATGACACTAAGgagcctcacacacacacacacgagcgtgttcggtcagtgatatacggtccatacgtcggctgcatttcccggaccgaacacactgcagggagtcgggctcctagcatcaatgTGTGAGAGGCCTTAGAATTGAGGTCTAAGTttaatcagaccacagaatcttgtttcacaGTCTGGgagtgctttagggtatgttcacacggcgggggtccgtaacggctgaaattacggggatgtttcagcctgaaaacatccccgtaatttcagccgtaccggcatgtgcaggcgcttgaacgccgcgtcaattacggccgtaattagcgctgctattcattggagtcaatgaataacggctctaattacggccaaagaagtgacaggtcacttctttgacgcgggcgtctatttacgcgccgtcatttgacagcggcgcgtaaatatacgcctcgtgtgaacagacaaacgtctgcccattgctttcaatgggcagatgtttgtcagcgctattgaggcgctattttcgggcgtaattcggggcaaaaacgcccgatttacggccgtaaataggccgtgtgaacatacccttaggtgtttTTTTGCgaactccaggcgggctttcatgcaTCTtagtgaggagaggcttctttctggtgccactgccataaagcccaagattggtggagtgctgcagtgatggttgaccttctggaagtttctcccatttgcacacaggatctttttggagctcagccagagtgaccattgggttcttggtcacctctcttaccaaggccccttTCACCCGATtaattagtttggtggggcggctagCACTAGGAAGAGTCATGGTTTGTTCTAAACTTCTTCCTTTTAAGAATTATAGAGTCCacggtgctcttgggaactttgtcAACAGAATATTTTTGTCGTACCCTTCTCCAGgattgcctccacacaatcctgtctctaagctcaacaggcagttctttcttcctcatggcttggtttttgctctgatatgcattgtcaactgtgagaccttatatagacatggGTGTGtctaatcaaatgaatttaccacaggtggactccaatcaaggtgtagaaacatttcaaagatctaGGGAAATGGGAGGCACCAAAGCTAAATTTCAagtttcatagcaaagggtctgaaaatgtgaaatttgagtttttcattttgaaCGAATTTGCAAacctttctaaaattctgttttcactttgtcattttgGTGGGGGAAAACGTaattttatttttggtttttttttcgcacaaggcctcaacataagaacaaaatgtggaaaaaaaaaagtgaaagggtctgaagactttcggaATGCACTGTTTATTAGGCAGAAAGTGTAGTTTGTTCTGGATgttgaagcaggaaaaatgggcaagcgcaATAATCAATTCACTACTAAAATCTGTCTTGAGAGACTAGATGGATTATTAGCTGAATTCACAGCTAAACTGCTCAGTATGATGTCGGCCATGCTGCTCCTGAGTgttatagagataggagagcaggattctcgttTTGTGTGTGCAatgtatgggagacatcatagcagtTAGACTATGCACCTCGCTTGGTGAAAACTGACCATTAGAAAAAGGATACATCGGGTAAGACTGGTGAAAAACACCATatacaaatcatataatggccagaaagtgTTACTCTTCATGATTACACACGCCAGCTTATTCTGAAACGACAGGTACGCTTTAATGTCACGACATCCTCTGCTGGGAAAGCGTTACAGCTCCAGACATCCAGCACTTTTCTCAGCGAGAACAGGACCTCCTGAGTCATGGAGGTGCATGATTATTGCAACATGCAGCTCTGTGACAGATTCTCTTCAAGGCAAATGGTCCTGATCCCCCATCTGAAAAgtatgaacaaagcctaaaagCAGATGTAAACCATGTCCGTTCATGCATGGACTGATTTTCATGTAAGATTTTACAAGATGAACCCCAAATTGTTTGTATCTTTTTGCAGATCTCAGGCAGCTAGAGGGAAAGAAAGAGAGCGCGAAGGCATTGCCGATTCTGGACTGAAACTTGAACCTGTTCCTGGATTACCTGGAGGTATATATTTTTAAAACCTCATCTACTACCACGTTTACTAGCTGTGTTTTTCTAACTTAAAAGTggacacattggggcagatttactactgtgtctgtcTAAAATGTGTCGGGGAAAATGCGtaaaattttggtgcaatttggcgCTTTTTGATTGCACCTCACTAGactgtttttttaaagtttctcaAAGCAGGcgcgtggcttaaaatgcacaACATAAGCCAAATTAAAGGTGAAATAAGGAAAAGTGTCAAATTTCGTGCATCTTGCATGAACTATTAATCgtacagcgtgcaccactgtgataaatttagcacattttgtgactgcctggttcaagtttacactgtctgcctattagacagcattagtaaatgtgggccattgtgttttttgtttttttccttaaaTGGGTTCAAAACTCCTGTTAATCCCTTTGTAAAGGTTTGAGCTACTGTTACTGAAAACAGATTTGTACAGCTCCTCATTGAACCCACTCCATCAGTGTTTTGGACCAAAATTGACCCCCTTCCCGCTACGTGCCATACATTTACACTTCTTGCAGGACATAATTCCTACCACATCAGCAGAAGGtgccggctgtaacacacagttgACACGGCTGCAACAGCTGGGATCAGAGAAAGCTTTTCACGGTAGCTTAACAGACTGTCTAACTACTTAATGTCAGAGGTCAATAGCGACGCAGTATCTGAGgtttcagagggagggggctccctctgtcacaccATTGGTACCTCCACGACGTAATCACaagatgccaatggtttccatggcagttggggggcttaacaaaggcccccaggtctgctaacAATATGCTGATTAATagaatgcctgtccgttttacactgaccggtatTTATACACAACAATACAGAGGTATTAGTGTtatgggacaaaaaaagtagAATAGATTGAAGTAtaagaaatgaaaaattctgaagtGAATAACCCATGTTTTTTCCCCTTACGAAAGAAGAAAACTGCTACACATAGGTAGAACTGCGTCCATAACAGCGTCCATAACAGCGTCCATAACAGCGTCCATAACAGCCCAAATGATAATGCAGGGCTCCCACAGTACAGATTTGctcagattttgcctgcatttggGAAGCCAATACCAGAATTGGATACAAGAGAAGagacctataaggctgggttcacacgaccacattaacgtccgtaatggacggacttattttggccggaagtcccggaccgaacacactgcagggagccgggctcctagcatcatagttatgtacgatgctaggagtccccgcctcgctgcaggacaactgtcccgtactgtaatcatgttttcagtacgggacagtagttccacggagaggcagggactcctagcatcgtacataactatgatgctaggagcccggttccctgcacggacttcggtccgggacttgcggccgaaatacgtccgtccattacggacgttaatgtggtcgtgtgaacccagcctaagacttttctttatatattctgtTCATTCCTGGTTTTTGGGtttaaaaatacatgaaaattaTGCCGCAAACCagcactgtgggaacccggcctcaaactattacgttatttaaagaggctctgtcaccacattataagtgaaaaacgatcatttttgacggagttatgacctattttagatttatgctaatgacttaatgcccaagtgggcgtttttttttgcgtttgaccaagtgggggttgtgaagagaagtgtgtgtgacgctgaccaatccgcatcatacacttctcttgattcatgtactcagcacatgtgctgtcacttactcgcacatcaacgttactgaagtgtcttgagagtgaatagacatcacctccagccaggacgcgatgtctattcacaatccccagACTTCGGtgatgtttgtgtgggacttaatgaccgcaagcgtgatctcgagagatcacactgtcatTTACTATTGCCGCTCATATGACACAACTGAAGACCAGAAaggagtggataactcacaaatacagtcACTGGTAAAAAGATTACCTTCACCACAGTTTACATAATATGCCTCTCcaatgggccagagaataaaacCTTATGttgggagtgctcctttaatgcccaaaataggctggtgacTAAAGGCTTAAAGATGACCTCGTTACATGCTTTGTGATGTTTGGGACGAGGAAGTAAATATCTCTTATTTTCAGCTTTGCCACCTCCACCTACAGAAGAAGAGTCCTCGGCAAACTATTTTAATCTCGCTCCAAATGGATCATCTGCTTTGGTTAACATTGCGCTGCCACCACCAGGGTTAACTGCTCCACCTCCAGGTAATTTTCATTCCACACCCATTTATTACTTATATAGTTTCAGTGataatgacatttcttcattaaaTAAAAGTCCTCATTAACCAACTTATTAAACCAAATGCTACAGCtttcagtgttttgtttttttggttatAAGTAAAACTGGCTGGTTCTTGTATTCTGAGACCCTGGATTGGCAGTGTTGGGAACATTCATGATTGGGGTCAACAAATCACCCGGCTTGGAATAACAGTGGTACAATTTTTCTCTTGCAGGATTTAGCCCGCACATGTTTCCTCCTATGGCCCCACCACCATTTCTCCGCGCTCCTGGCCATATTCATTACCCTTCACAAGACCCCCAGCGCATGGGAGCGCATACAGGCAAGCCTAGCAGTGCTTAAGTCTTTGAGGATATTCACAATATAAAGAATGATTGGTAAATCTTCAAGAAGTGTTAGCAGGGACTTCTTGTAATTTTATAACCGCCACAGAGGGTGATGGAAGCCAAATGTATAGCAGTCTACTACAAAGAGGAGCGGAATAAGGACACTTGTATGCAATATACTGGCTTTTAAATGTGTTTGTTTTCATCGTGGTAAAAAGGAAAAATTCAAGTGAAaacttttatttgttttgtttttttttcttaactttttttttttttctaataaattataaaagttccccaaaaaatgtggttttttttttaaaacctactCGGGCGCTCGTGTCTAAATGTATAAGAGTGAGCCTTTATTTCTGACATTTATAGGACTAACTTAGTTTTCTAGCAGGACATTTTAAAATGTTGTTTGCTTAATATTCATTTCCTTAACCTAGACGTTATgcatttatttaattgtttttgtcttaaggccaggatcacacacagttttgttgCAGTTTATAACAGTCTATATAAATAACACACAAACCGCATCAAAACTATGATTCTGGCATTAGACTGCTAAAATGATGGGTCTATGCTCTTCTGGTAAGTGTGCATGTATGATTGAAATATACAGCTGTACAGCTAGAAGATCCAAACACTATAGGGGGCCAatgctggtaaaaaaaaaaaaaattcaggctTACACTAGATATGTACATTTATAATTTCCTTTACATTTTCTGATTCTGTTCTTAcctgttatatttttttaatgtttttaatatGTATAATCTTGCACAGTAGCTATTGTAAATTCCATTAAGATCATATGTGACCTTTTATGTACAATCATGATATGCTAGATATTTTGGAGAAGCAAGAAATATGTGAATAGACAAACACATATGCAAGTGTTTTTAAAGGAGTACTTGCACACTGTTATAAATACCACAATATAAGTGTGCTACttcggcaaaataaaaaaattatagttttggactttgttcacatctgcgtcagagggtCTGTTAGGAGTTAtctattttgtccggcaaaacCTGAATTTATGAATGCCTTCCCCCACCTTGATGTAACTGCACATCCAGATGAGCAGTTACTTTGTGcaacttgacgtgcagttacggctGCACTTTAAAATGTAACCGTGGGGGTGGAGCTAcatcgcagcggcggttaactgtgcaggctgTCTGCACTGGACTCTGTTGCCAGCAGCGGTCCATCACCGTTGCTtttgtcaattaaccccttaaatgtggcgatggcTTGTGATCTACACGTTTAAGGGACTTGTAGTACATTGCTCCTCCCACCCATGCGTTCTCAGGAGGCGGATGCACGTGCcgctggttggcatggcaaccagaggccagagaaTGGCCTCGGGGTCTCCCATCTACGGAAGCTTATGAGGAGCAATCGTGGGCTGGTCTtttataggcttcctgtcagtgtgactgtcaacgtcacaatgaccgaatacattacactacgtaggtagtgtaatgtattctaacagcAGTCAGtgctgcaggccttcaagtcccctagtgggacaaaaaaaaaaaaaaagtgcaaaaataagttATGTTACAAAAACTGCTTGTCtttctataataagccttttattatagggaaaaaaaatgaagCCGTTacagtacacatttggtatcaccgtattcgtaatgacccaaactatgaaactgtgataaaataaaaaaagttggtgacacaaaatatacatttttataaaagtgattttattgtgcaaacgctgcataacataaaaaaaactatatacatatggtattgcgtaattgtatcaacccacAGCATAACgtaagtcatttatagcccactttgaataatataaaaaaaaaaagtgtcaattgatggtttttggtcaccttgctgtccaaaaaatggaatgaatagTGATCAAAGAATTGCGTGCACCCCAAAacaataccaatgaaaactacagattatcctgcaacaaataagccctcgcacagctctggtggataaacatttttaaaaagttcTTGCTCTCCGAATATAgcaacgcaaaatgtgcagagcgttccaaaagtgtataagattgggcaccatttaaggggagattcacacgagtgttgcgtttttgcgcgcgcaaacaacgcggcgttttgcgagcgcaaaaaccatttgacagctgcgtgtgtcatgcgtgtctgatgcgcggctgcgtgattttcgcgcagccggcatcatagagatgaggcttgtcgacgcccgtcactgtccaaggtgctgaaagagctaactctttcagcaccctcgacagtgaatgccgaacacaacagcgaaaaacctgtaaaaaaaaaaagataaagttcctacttaccgagaacttcccggccgttgccttggtgacgcgtccttggtgacgcgcctctcgacatcgggccccacctccctggatgacgcggcagtccaagtgaccgctgcagcctgtgcttggcctgtgattggctggagctgtcacttgaactgaattgtcatcccgggaggtcggactgcaggaaggagacaggagtaatcggtaagttagaacttcggttttttttacaggttcatgtattttgggatcgcaagtcactgtccatggtgctgaaacagtttaactctttcagcaccatgcacagtgaatctctcccgacgtcgcgtaccgataatttttttgccgggatcggccaaaacgagtttggccgaacccggtgaagttcggtacgcttgtccggcttcgctcatcgcaaagacactccgtttggatgttcggaaacagaaaagcacgtggtgcttttcggttttcattcatccttttcactgctgttgcgcgaatcacgctcgtcccacggaagtgcttccgtgtggtgcgcgtgattttcacgcacccattgacttcaatgggtgcgtgatgcgcgaaatacgcagagttattgaacctgtcgcgctttttgcgcagcagacaaacgctgcgcaaaaagcacggactgtctgtactgccccatagacttgtattggtccatgcgtgccgcgtgaaaaccacgcggcccgcacggaccgaat is from Rhinoderma darwinii isolate aRhiDar2 chromosome 5, aRhiDar2.hap1, whole genome shotgun sequence and encodes:
- the RBM22 gene encoding pre-mRNA-splicing factor RBM22, which gives rise to MATSLGSNTYNRQNWEDADFPILCQTCLGENPYIRMTKEKYGKECKICARPFTVFRWCPGVRMRFKKTEVCQTCSKLKNVCQTCLLDLEYGLPIQVRDTGVSFKDDMPRSDVNKEYYTHNMEREISNSDGTRPVGGLGKATSSSDMLLKLARTTPYYKRNRPHICSFWVKGECKRGEECPYRHEKPTDPDDPLADQNIKDRYYGINDPVADKLLKRASTMPRLDPPEDKTITTLYVGGLGDNINESELRNHFYQFGEIRTITVVQRQQCAFIQFATRQSAETAAEKSFNKLIVNGRRLNVKWGRSQAARGKEREREGIADSGLKLEPVPGLPGALPPPPTEEESSANYFNLAPNGSSALVNIALPPPGLTAPPPGFSPHMFPPMAPPPFLRAPGHIHYPSQDPQRMGAHTGKPSSA